A genomic window from Caldicellulosiruptor kronotskyensis 2002 includes:
- the fusA gene encoding elongation factor G: MPRQFPLEKTRNIGIMAHIDAGKTTTTERILFYTGKVHKMGEVHEGTATMDWMEQEQERGITITSAATTCEWKGHRINIIDTPGHVDFTVEVERSLRVLDGAIAVFCAKGGVEPQSETVWRQADKYRVPRIAYVNKMDIMGANFFNVIEMMKERLGANPVAIQVPIGKEDTFRGIVDLLTMKAIIYVDDLGKVSQETDIPEEVKDIAEEYRIKLLEAVAETDEEIMVKYLEGEEITVEELKAAIRKATINMQMTPVLCGSSYRNKGVQPLLDAVVDYLPSPVDIAAVKGFSPDTGEEIERKTSEDEPFCALAFKIMSDPYVGKLTFLRVYSGVLHAGSYVYNSTKNKKERVGRLLHMHANHREDVDAVYAGDICAAIGLSNTTTGDTLCDENHPIVLESMEFPEPVIQVAIEPKTKADQEKMGIALQRLAEEDPTFKVSTNHETGQTLIAGMGELHLEIIVDRMRREFKVEVNVGKPQVAYKETIKKSIKVEGKYIRQSGGRGQYGHVWLELEPLERGAGYEFVNKIVGGVIPKEFIPSVDAGVQEAMQSGVLAGYPVVDVRVTLFDGSYHEVDSSDMAFRIAAAQAFREGMKKADPVLLEPIMKVEVVVPEEYMGDVMGDINSRRGRIEGMELRGNAQVIRAYVPLAEMFGYATDLRSKTQGRGTYTMQFDHYEEVPKNIADKILEMKSK; the protein is encoded by the coding sequence TTGCCCAGGCAGTTTCCGCTTGAAAAAACAAGAAATATAGGTATTATGGCTCATATAGATGCGGGGAAAACAACAACAACAGAAAGAATTCTCTTTTACACAGGTAAAGTTCACAAGATGGGTGAAGTCCACGAAGGAACTGCTACCATGGACTGGATGGAGCAGGAACAGGAAAGAGGTATTACAATCACCTCTGCTGCTACAACATGTGAATGGAAAGGTCATAGAATAAACATTATTGACACACCAGGACATGTGGACTTCACTGTTGAGGTAGAGAGGTCTCTGCGCGTGCTTGACGGTGCAATTGCTGTGTTTTGTGCCAAAGGCGGCGTAGAACCCCAGTCAGAGACTGTTTGGAGACAGGCTGACAAATACCGTGTTCCAAGGATAGCTTATGTTAACAAGATGGACATAATGGGTGCAAATTTTTTCAATGTCATTGAGATGATGAAAGAAAGACTTGGTGCAAACCCAGTTGCAATCCAGGTTCCAATTGGGAAAGAGGATACTTTCAGAGGTATTGTTGACCTTCTAACAATGAAGGCTATAATCTATGTTGACGACCTTGGAAAAGTATCTCAGGAAACTGATATTCCAGAGGAAGTAAAGGATATTGCTGAAGAATATAGGATTAAACTTTTAGAAGCTGTAGCTGAGACTGATGAAGAGATTATGGTGAAATATTTAGAGGGTGAAGAGATTACAGTTGAAGAGCTCAAAGCTGCAATAAGAAAAGCTACAATCAACATGCAAATGACACCTGTACTTTGTGGTTCATCATATAGAAACAAAGGTGTTCAGCCACTTTTAGATGCAGTTGTTGATTATCTGCCATCACCTGTTGACATTGCTGCAGTAAAAGGATTTTCACCTGATACTGGCGAAGAAATTGAAAGAAAAACAAGTGAAGATGAACCATTCTGTGCACTGGCATTTAAGATTATGTCTGACCCATATGTTGGTAAACTAACATTCTTGAGAGTTTACTCAGGTGTTCTTCATGCAGGATCATACGTTTATAACTCAACAAAGAATAAGAAAGAAAGAGTAGGAAGACTTTTGCATATGCACGCAAATCACAGAGAAGATGTTGATGCGGTATATGCTGGTGATATCTGTGCAGCAATTGGTCTTTCCAATACTACAACAGGCGATACCCTCTGCGATGAAAATCATCCAATTGTATTAGAGTCTATGGAATTTCCAGAACCTGTTATACAGGTTGCTATTGAACCAAAGACTAAAGCTGACCAAGAGAAGATGGGTATTGCACTGCAAAGACTTGCAGAAGAAGACCCAACATTCAAAGTATCTACAAATCACGAGACAGGACAAACTCTCATTGCAGGTATGGGAGAACTTCACCTTGAGATTATTGTTGACAGAATGAGAAGAGAGTTCAAGGTAGAGGTAAATGTAGGTAAACCTCAGGTTGCTTACAAAGAGACAATCAAGAAATCTATCAAGGTTGAAGGTAAGTATATTAGACAGTCTGGTGGTAGAGGTCAGTACGGCCACGTTTGGCTTGAGCTTGAACCACTTGAGAGAGGTGCAGGGTATGAGTTTGTCAACAAGATAGTCGGTGGTGTGATTCCGAAAGAGTTTATACCATCTGTCGATGCAGGTGTCCAGGAAGCAATGCAATCAGGTGTATTGGCAGGATATCCTGTTGTGGATGTAAGAGTTACACTGTTTGACGGTTCGTACCACGAGGTTGACTCGAGCGATATGGCGTTTAGAATTGCAGCAGCTCAGGCGTTCAGAGAAGGCATGAAAAAGGCAGACCCAGTACTCTTAGAGCCTATTATGAAGGTGGAGGTTGTTGTACCTGAGGAGTACATGGGTGATGTCATGGGTGATATCAACTCCAGACGTGGAAGAATTGAGGGTATGGAACTTAGAGGAAATGCCCAAGTTATTCGTGCATATGTTCCGCTTGCAGAGATGTTTGGTTATGCAACAGACCTGAGGTCAAAGACACAGGGTCGAGGAACATACACCATGCAGTTTGACCACTATGAAGAGGTTCCAAAGAATATTGCTGATAAGATTCTTGAAATGAAGAGTAAATAA
- the rpsG gene encoding 30S ribosomal protein S7, whose amino-acid sequence MPRKGPVKKREILPDPVYNDKVVAKLINKVMYDGKKSIAQKIVYGAFDIIREKTGKDPLEVLEAALNNVMPVLEVRPRRVGGATYQVPIEVAPDRRLSLGIRWLVEYARERKDKRTMKEKLAAEIMDAANNTGGAVKKKEDTHRMAEANRAFAHYRW is encoded by the coding sequence TTGCCAAGAAAAGGACCGGTTAAAAAGAGAGAAATATTGCCGGACCCGGTATATAATGATAAGGTGGTTGCAAAGCTTATTAACAAAGTTATGTATGATGGTAAAAAATCAATTGCGCAGAAGATTGTATATGGTGCGTTTGATATTATAAGAGAAAAAACTGGCAAAGACCCACTGGAAGTACTTGAGGCAGCTCTTAATAATGTAATGCCTGTATTAGAAGTTCGTCCAAGAAGAGTTGGTGGTGCAACATACCAGGTGCCAATTGAGGTTGCACCAGATAGAAGGCTTTCTCTTGGAATTAGATGGCTTGTTGAGTATGCGAGAGAGAGAAAAGACAAAAGGACAATGAAAGAGAAACTTGCAGCAGAGATTATGGATGCAGCTAATAATACAGGTGGCGCAGTCAAAAAGAAAGAAGATACACATAGAATGGCAGAAGCAAATAGAGCATTTGCACATTACAGATGGTAA
- the rpsL gene encoding 30S ribosomal protein S12, which produces MPTINQLVRYGREKKVEKSKAPALQKGFNSLKKKYYDISCPQRRGVCTVVKTVTPKKPNSALRKVARVRLTNGIEVTAYIPGIGHNLQEHSVVLVRGGRVKDLPGVRYHIVRGTLDCAGVANRRQGRSKYGAKRPKQQAAGAAKK; this is translated from the coding sequence ATGCCAACAATAAACCAGCTTGTTAGGTACGGCAGAGAGAAAAAGGTTGAAAAGTCAAAGGCACCAGCACTTCAAAAGGGGTTTAACTCTTTGAAGAAGAAATATTATGATATCAGCTGTCCTCAGAGAAGAGGAGTTTGTACAGTTGTAAAAACTGTTACGCCTAAAAAGCCAAACTCAGCTTTAAGAAAAGTTGCAAGGGTAAGACTTACAAATGGTATTGAAGTGACAGCGTACATCCCTGGTATTGGTCACAACTTACAAGAACACTCAGTTGTGCTTGTAAGAGGCGGAAGAGTCAAGGACCTGCCAGGTGTCAGATACCACATTGTAAGAGGTACTTTAGACTGTGCTGGTGTTGCTAACAGAAGACAGGGCCGTTCCAAATATGGTGCAAAAAGGCCAAAACAACAAGCAGCAGGCGCTGCAAAGAAATAA
- a CDS encoding L7Ae/L30e/S12e/Gadd45 family ribosomal protein produces the protein MSSSDIEALKTSPKTVGARQTAQAIQKGKAKVVFVAKDSDEWVVRDIIDMCKQKGIKLVFVDSKKELGKICGISVAASSAAIIE, from the coding sequence TTGTCATCATCAGACATTGAAGCTTTAAAAACTTCACCAAAGACAGTTGGTGCGCGCCAGACTGCCCAAGCTATCCAAAAAGGCAAAGCGAAGGTTGTTTTTGTCGCAAAGGACAGCGATGAGTGGGTAGTGAGGGATATAATAGATATGTGCAAGCAAAAAGGGATAAAACTTGTGTTTGTGGATTCCAAAAAAGAGCTTGGCAAAATTTGTGGTATAAGTGTGGCAGCATCGTCTGCCGCAATAATTGAATAA
- the rpoC gene encoding DNA-directed RNA polymerase subunit beta', translated as MDLFNFDAIKISLASPEKIREWSRGEVKKPETINYRTLKPEKDGLFCEKIFGPTKDWECHCGKYKKVKYKGVVCDKCGVEVTKAKVRRERMGHIELAAPVSHIWYFKGVPSRMGLILDITPRNLEKVLYFAAYVVIDPGDVPNLEKKQILSEKEYRELKEKYGDRFKAGMGAEAIKELLKEIDLDKLSQELRQELETATGQKKLKIIKRLEVVEAFRKSGNRPEWMILDVIPVIPPELRPMVQLDGGRFATSDLNDLYRRVINRNNRLKKLMDLGAPDIIIRNEKRMLQEAVDALIDNGRRGRPVTGPGNRPLKSLSDMLKGKQGRFRQNLLGKRVDYSGRSVIVVGPELKIYQCGLPKEMALELFKPFVMKKLVEKGICNNIKNAKKAVERQRSEVWDILEEVIKDHPVLLNRAPTLHRLGIQAFEPVLVEGRAIRLHPLVCTAYNADFDGDQMAVHVPLSAEAQAEARFLMLSANNLLKPADGKPIVVPTQDMVLGIYYLTLEKEGDKGEGMIFSSEEEALLAYEHKVVGLHARIKVKRTAEVDGEVISGLVETTVGKIILNQVIPQDLGFVDRSKRENLLKYEIDTLVDKKMLGKIIDRCIKVYGNTRTAEILDEIKELGFKFSTRGAITISVSDMVIPEVKQKLIAEAEQKVENIEKLYRHGLISDQERYEQVISIWNETKDKLTEELIQNLDEFNPIFMMANSGARGSKNQISQLAGMRGLMANPSGKTIEMPIKSNFREGLNVIEFFISTHGARKGLADTALRTADSGYLTRRLVDVAQDIIVREEDCGTEKGIWVEEIRDGTEVIETLEERIIGRYAADDIKNEKTGEVIVKKNELITEEAAKKIVDAGINRVYVRSVLECKTRYGVCTKCYGLDLGTGQPVNVGEAVGIIAAQAIGEPGTQLTMRTFHTGGIAGQDITQGLPRVEELFEARKPKGVAVISEIEGYVSIKEDKKRTITVRNDNGEERTYEIPYGARLKVNDGDYIQAGDELTEGSINPHDLLKIKGPRGVQSYLLAEVQKVYKMQGVDINDKHIEIIIRQMMKKVKIEDPGDTELLPGDIVEIHRFEEENDKAIAEGKRPALGRRVLLGITKAALSTESFLSAASFQETTRVLTDAAIKGKVDPLIGLKENVIIGKLIPAGTGMAKYRNIVIEENQ; from the coding sequence ATGGATTTGTTCAATTTCGATGCTATTAAAATTAGTCTTGCTTCTCCTGAAAAGATAAGAGAATGGTCGCGCGGTGAAGTAAAAAAACCCGAGACTATAAACTATAGGACACTCAAGCCTGAAAAGGATGGGCTTTTCTGTGAAAAGATATTTGGTCCAACGAAGGACTGGGAATGCCACTGCGGAAAGTATAAAAAGGTCAAATATAAAGGTGTTGTTTGTGACAAGTGCGGTGTTGAAGTGACAAAAGCGAAGGTAAGACGTGAGAGAATGGGGCACATTGAACTTGCTGCCCCTGTCTCTCACATCTGGTATTTCAAAGGTGTTCCAAGCAGAATGGGACTTATTTTGGACATTACACCCCGAAATTTAGAAAAAGTGTTATATTTTGCTGCATATGTTGTAATTGACCCGGGCGATGTGCCAAATTTAGAAAAGAAACAGATTCTTTCTGAAAAAGAATACAGGGAACTAAAAGAGAAGTATGGTGACAGGTTCAAGGCAGGGATGGGAGCAGAGGCAATCAAAGAGCTTTTGAAGGAAATTGACCTTGACAAGCTATCGCAGGAGCTGAGGCAAGAACTTGAGACTGCAACAGGACAGAAAAAACTAAAGATTATCAAAAGACTTGAGGTTGTTGAAGCTTTTAGAAAGTCTGGTAACCGTCCTGAATGGATGATACTTGATGTTATACCAGTCATTCCACCTGAACTCAGACCAATGGTCCAGCTTGACGGTGGAAGGTTTGCAACGTCAGATCTGAATGATCTTTACAGAAGAGTAATAAACAGAAACAATAGGCTTAAAAAACTAATGGATTTAGGTGCACCGGATATAATTATCAGAAATGAAAAGAGAATGCTTCAAGAAGCTGTTGATGCTCTTATAGACAATGGAAGGCGTGGAAGACCGGTAACAGGTCCTGGCAACAGACCGCTCAAGTCACTTTCCGATATGCTCAAAGGAAAGCAGGGAAGGTTCAGACAGAATCTTTTGGGAAAGAGAGTTGACTATTCAGGGCGTTCTGTTATAGTTGTTGGGCCTGAGCTTAAGATTTACCAGTGTGGGCTTCCAAAAGAGATGGCTTTAGAGCTTTTCAAACCTTTTGTCATGAAAAAGCTGGTTGAGAAAGGAATCTGCAACAACATAAAAAATGCAAAGAAAGCCGTTGAAAGACAGAGAAGTGAAGTCTGGGATATTTTAGAAGAGGTAATAAAAGATCATCCAGTCCTGCTAAACAGAGCACCCACTTTACACAGGCTTGGTATTCAGGCTTTTGAGCCAGTGCTTGTTGAAGGAAGGGCTATAAGACTTCACCCACTGGTTTGTACAGCGTACAATGCTGACTTTGACGGTGACCAAATGGCGGTGCACGTTCCACTTTCTGCCGAGGCTCAGGCTGAAGCAAGGTTTTTGATGCTTTCTGCAAATAACCTATTAAAACCAGCAGATGGCAAACCAATTGTGGTTCCAACCCAGGATATGGTTTTGGGAATTTACTACCTCACTCTTGAAAAGGAAGGTGACAAGGGTGAGGGGATGATATTCTCATCAGAAGAAGAAGCGCTTTTGGCATATGAGCACAAGGTTGTTGGACTTCACGCAAGGATAAAAGTTAAGAGAACAGCAGAAGTAGATGGGGAAGTTATCTCTGGACTTGTTGAGACAACTGTGGGGAAGATTATACTAAATCAGGTAATTCCTCAGGATCTTGGTTTTGTTGATAGAAGCAAGAGAGAAAATCTTTTGAAGTATGAAATTGACACACTTGTTGACAAAAAGATGCTTGGGAAAATTATTGACAGGTGTATAAAGGTTTATGGAAATACCCGAACGGCAGAGATACTTGACGAGATAAAAGAACTTGGATTTAAATTTTCAACAAGAGGAGCAATTACCATTTCAGTTTCAGACATGGTTATTCCAGAAGTCAAACAAAAGCTCATAGCAGAGGCTGAACAAAAGGTTGAGAACATTGAAAAACTATACAGACATGGTTTGATTTCTGACCAAGAAAGGTATGAACAAGTAATTTCTATATGGAACGAAACAAAAGACAAGCTCACAGAAGAACTTATCCAGAATCTTGATGAATTCAATCCAATATTTATGATGGCTAACTCTGGTGCAAGAGGTTCTAAAAACCAGATATCACAGCTTGCTGGTATGAGGGGACTAATGGCAAACCCATCTGGAAAAACAATTGAGATGCCTATAAAGTCAAACTTTAGAGAGGGGCTTAATGTTATAGAGTTTTTCATTTCAACACATGGTGCACGAAAAGGGCTTGCTGACACAGCGCTCAGAACTGCAGACTCAGGATATCTGACAAGAAGACTTGTAGATGTTGCACAGGACATAATTGTAAGGGAAGAGGATTGTGGAACAGAAAAAGGCATATGGGTTGAAGAGATAAGAGATGGCACAGAGGTAATTGAAACACTTGAAGAGAGGATTATAGGAAGATATGCAGCTGATGATATAAAAAATGAAAAAACAGGTGAGGTAATAGTAAAGAAAAATGAGCTAATTACAGAAGAGGCAGCAAAAAAGATAGTAGATGCGGGGATCAACAGGGTATATGTAAGGTCAGTTTTAGAGTGCAAAACAAGATACGGAGTTTGTACAAAATGTTATGGACTTGACCTTGGTACAGGCCAGCCGGTGAATGTTGGAGAAGCAGTTGGTATCATTGCTGCACAGGCTATAGGTGAGCCGGGTACTCAGCTTACAATGAGAACATTCCACACAGGTGGTATTGCTGGACAAGACATTACGCAAGGTCTTCCAAGGGTTGAGGAGTTGTTCGAGGCAAGAAAACCAAAGGGTGTTGCTGTGATTTCTGAAATAGAAGGGTATGTTTCAATAAAAGAAGACAAAAAGAGGACAATAACAGTTCGAAATGACAATGGTGAAGAGAGAACGTATGAAATACCGTACGGTGCAAGATTAAAAGTAAACGATGGTGATTATATTCAAGCAGGGGATGAGTTGACAGAAGGTTCAATAAATCCACATGACCTTTTGAAAATAAAAGGACCAAGAGGTGTTCAGAGCTATCTTTTAGCTGAGGTACAGAAAGTTTACAAGATGCAGGGCGTTGACATAAACGACAAGCACATAGAGATAATAATCAGACAGATGATGAAGAAAGTCAAGATTGAAGACCCAGGCGATACTGAACTGTTGCCAGGCGACATTGTAGAAATACACAGATTTGAAGAGGAAAACGACAAGGCAATAGCAGAAGGAAAGCGTCCTGCACTTGGAAGAAGGGTACTACTTGGCATAACAAAAGCAGCACTCTCTACTGAGTCGTTCTTGTCTGCTGCATCATTCCAGGAAACAACAAGAGTATTGACAGATGCAGCAATAAAAGGGAAAGTTGATCCTCTAATTGGTCTTAAGGAAAATGTCATCATTGGTAAGTTAATTCCTGCAGGAACTGGAATGGCAAAGTACAGAAATATTGTTATTGAAGAAAATCAGTAG
- the rpoB gene encoding DNA-directed RNA polymerase subunit beta, producing MSYGKVKEVLDLPYLLEIQKKSFQWFLDEGLREVLREISPIKDYSETLLLEFVDYYFDGPPKYSEQECKERDATYARPLKVKVRLINKETGEIKEQDIYMGEFPIMTETGTFIINGAERVIVSQLIRSPGCYFASSIDKQGRKIFSGTLIPNRGAWLEFETDTSELLSVRLDRTRKVSLTTLLKAFGLYNQQMIFEKFGEDERLKASLEKEANKGELGNPVENALLEVYRRLRPGEPPNVENARNLLYNMFFDPRRYDLAKVGRYKFNKKLSLWKRIFNKRAAQDVVDPKTGEILVKEGELITREIATQIQDAGINEVWVYADEERPFKVVGNNTVKLDRYVEFDVSDLHIKELVYKPVLDDILNTTNDVLEIKRLIRERERELVPYCLTIDDIFAATSYFLGLKYGIGTTDDIDHLGNRRVRAVGELLQNQFRIGLARMERVIRERMNIHDIDTVTPQTLINIRPVTAAIKEFFGSSPLSQFMDQVNPLAALTNKRRLSALGPGGLSRDRAGFEVRDVHHSHYGRMCPIETPEGPNIGLITSLATYARVNEYGFLETPYRKVDKKEARVTNEVVYLTADEEDTYKIAQATEPVDEEGRFINQRVTVRFGEEIIEVDKHEVDLIDISPKQIVSVSTSLIPFLENDDANRALMGSNMQRQAVPLLMTESPIIGTGVEYRAAVDSGVCILAKKDGVVEKVSADEIVIRNNDGTKDVYHLLKFKRTNQGTCFNQRPIVRKGQEVKAGEVIADGPSTDHGELALGKNVLVAFMPWEGYNYEDAILISERLVKEDVYTSIHIEEYECEARDTKLGPEEITRDIPNVGEDAIKDLDERGIIRIGAEVKSGDILVGKVTPKGETELTAEERLLRAIFGEKARETRDTSLRVPHGEGGIVVDVKVFSRDKGDELPPGVNQLVRVYVAQKRKISVGDKMAGRHGNKGVISRILPVEDMPFLPDGTPVDIVLNPLGVPSRMNIGQILETHLGYAAKALGWKVATPVFDGAKEEDIEEALKLAGLNPTGKTILYDGRTGEPFDNEVTVGYMYMLKLVHLVDDKIHARSTGPYSLVTQQPLGGKAQFGGQRFGEMEVWALEAYGAAYTLQELLTVKSDDVTGRVKTYEAIVKGENIPEPGIPESFKVLVKELQSLCLDVKLLSENNEEIELKESVDEDEQPQGLGAFEIGGDEIEEDKEDDKEKFYEDLMNATQEDDQGEIDDIDE from the coding sequence ATGAGTTATGGTAAGGTTAAGGAAGTTCTGGATTTGCCATATCTTTTGGAAATCCAGAAAAAATCATTTCAATGGTTCTTAGATGAAGGGCTGAGAGAGGTTTTAAGAGAAATATCTCCGATTAAAGATTACAGTGAGACTTTGCTTTTGGAGTTTGTAGACTATTATTTTGACGGACCACCTAAGTATTCTGAACAAGAATGTAAGGAAAGAGACGCCACATATGCAAGACCTTTAAAGGTAAAGGTAAGACTTATAAACAAAGAAACAGGTGAGATAAAAGAACAGGACATTTATATGGGCGAATTTCCAATTATGACTGAAACTGGAACATTTATTATCAACGGTGCGGAAAGAGTAATTGTAAGCCAGCTTATCCGTTCACCTGGATGTTACTTTGCATCTTCCATTGATAAACAGGGAAGAAAGATATTTTCAGGAACTCTTATTCCAAACAGGGGTGCATGGCTTGAATTTGAAACTGATACAAGCGAGCTATTGTCTGTCAGACTTGACAGGACGAGAAAAGTTTCTCTCACAACCCTTTTGAAGGCTTTTGGTCTTTACAATCAGCAGATGATATTTGAAAAGTTTGGTGAGGATGAGAGACTGAAAGCTTCGCTTGAGAAAGAAGCAAATAAAGGTGAGCTTGGAAATCCAGTTGAGAATGCACTTTTAGAGGTATATAGAAGACTTAGACCTGGTGAGCCACCAAATGTTGAGAATGCTCGAAACCTTCTTTATAATATGTTCTTTGACCCAAGAAGGTATGATTTAGCAAAAGTGGGAAGATATAAATTCAATAAAAAATTGTCGTTATGGAAGAGAATTTTCAATAAAAGAGCAGCTCAGGATGTAGTTGATCCCAAGACTGGAGAGATATTAGTAAAAGAAGGAGAACTGATTACAAGAGAGATTGCTACTCAAATTCAAGATGCTGGCATTAACGAGGTATGGGTTTATGCAGATGAAGAGAGACCATTTAAGGTTGTGGGGAACAACACAGTAAAACTTGACAGATATGTAGAATTTGATGTGTCTGACCTTCACATAAAAGAACTTGTTTATAAGCCTGTTTTGGATGATATTCTTAATACTACAAATGATGTTCTTGAGATTAAAAGACTCATAAGAGAAAGAGAGAGAGAACTTGTTCCATATTGCCTTACAATAGATGATATATTTGCAGCAACAAGCTACTTTTTGGGTCTCAAATATGGCATAGGTACAACTGATGATATTGACCATTTGGGCAACAGAAGGGTCAGAGCTGTAGGCGAACTTTTACAAAACCAGTTTAGAATTGGTCTTGCACGAATGGAAAGAGTTATTCGGGAGAGAATGAACATACACGATATTGATACTGTAACTCCTCAGACGCTAATAAACATAAGACCGGTTACAGCAGCTATCAAGGAGTTTTTTGGTTCAAGCCCACTATCACAATTTATGGACCAGGTAAATCCACTTGCAGCACTTACAAACAAGAGAAGGCTTTCTGCTTTGGGACCAGGTGGACTTTCCAGAGACAGAGCTGGGTTTGAGGTCAGGGACGTACATCATTCTCATTATGGAAGGATGTGCCCTATCGAGACGCCAGAAGGGCCAAACATTGGTCTTATTACTTCTTTAGCAACATATGCAAGGGTTAACGAGTACGGATTTTTAGAGACACCTTACAGAAAGGTGGACAAGAAAGAAGCAAGGGTGACAAACGAGGTTGTGTATCTTACAGCTGATGAGGAAGACACTTACAAGATTGCTCAGGCAACAGAACCTGTTGACGAAGAGGGAAGGTTTATAAACCAGAGGGTTACAGTAAGGTTTGGCGAGGAAATTATAGAAGTTGACAAACATGAGGTTGACCTTATAGATATATCACCTAAACAGATTGTATCAGTTTCAACATCACTTATTCCGTTTTTAGAAAACGACGACGCAAACAGGGCACTTATGGGTTCTAACATGCAGCGCCAGGCAGTGCCACTTTTGATGACAGAGTCTCCGATAATTGGAACAGGAGTTGAATACAGGGCTGCGGTTGACTCTGGTGTATGTATTCTTGCAAAGAAAGATGGTGTTGTTGAAAAGGTATCTGCTGATGAGATTGTTATAAGAAACAATGATGGAACAAAAGATGTATATCATCTTTTGAAGTTCAAAAGGACAAACCAGGGGACATGTTTTAACCAAAGACCAATTGTAAGAAAAGGACAAGAGGTTAAAGCTGGAGAGGTTATTGCAGACGGACCTTCCACAGACCATGGTGAACTTGCGCTTGGCAAAAACGTCCTTGTTGCTTTCATGCCATGGGAAGGGTACAACTACGAGGACGCTATCTTGATTTCAGAAAGGCTTGTAAAAGAAGATGTTTATACCTCTATTCACATAGAAGAATATGAGTGTGAGGCAAGAGATACAAAACTTGGACCTGAGGAGATAACAAGAGATATTCCAAATGTTGGCGAAGATGCAATAAAGGATTTGGATGAGAGAGGAATTATAAGAATCGGTGCCGAAGTAAAAAGTGGTGATATTTTGGTTGGGAAAGTTACTCCCAAAGGTGAGACAGAGCTTACTGCAGAAGAGAGATTGCTTCGTGCTATATTTGGTGAAAAGGCAAGAGAAACAAGAGATACTTCATTGAGAGTACCACATGGCGAAGGCGGAATAGTTGTAGATGTAAAAGTATTTTCGCGCGACAAAGGAGATGAACTTCCACCTGGCGTAAACCAGCTTGTGAGAGTTTATGTTGCTCAAAAAAGAAAAATCTCAGTTGGTGACAAGATGGCAGGCCGCCATGGTAACAAAGGTGTTATTTCAAGAATTCTTCCTGTTGAAGATATGCCTTTTTTACCTGATGGTACACCTGTTGACATAGTTCTAAATCCTCTTGGTGTGCCGTCGCGTATGAACATTGGTCAGATTTTGGAAACACACCTTGGATATGCGGCAAAAGCGCTTGGATGGAAAGTTGCAACTCCTGTTTTTGACGGTGCAAAAGAGGAAGATATTGAAGAAGCATTAAAACTTGCAGGATTAAATCCTACAGGTAAGACAATTCTGTATGATGGCAGAACAGGTGAACCATTTGACAATGAAGTAACTGTTGGGTATATGTACATGCTAAAGCTTGTGCACCTTGTTGACGATAAGATTCACGCACGTTCAACAGGACCGTATTCACTTGTTACTCAACAGCCGCTTGGCGGTAAAGCTCAGTTTGGCGGTCAGCGATTTGGCGAGATGGAGGTTTGGGCACTTGAAGCATACGGTGCGGCATATACTCTACAAGAGCTTTTGACTGTAAAATCAGACGATGTAACAGGAAGAGTCAAGACATATGAAGCGATAGTAAAAGGAGAAAATATTCCAGAACCAGGAATCCCCGAATCTTTCAAGGTACTTGTAAAAGAGCTTCAAAGCTTGTGTCTGGATGTAAAGCTCTTGTCTGAGAATAATGAGGAGATTGAGCTAAAAGAGTCTGTTGATGAAGATGAGCAGCCACAAGGGCTTGGAGCTTTTGAGATAGGCGGCGATGAAATAGAGGAGGATAAAGAAGACGACAAGGAAAAGTTTTATGAGGATTTGATGAATGCAACACAAGAAGACGACCAGGGCGAGATAGATGATATAGACGAGTAA